Proteins from a single region of Candidatus Poribacteria bacterium:
- a CDS encoding xanthine dehydrogenase family protein subunit M, which translates to MRAFEYVPAKTVAEATSLLAQKGDQAKPLAGGTDLIVMVRENRRQLERMVDIKDLPETNVLSYSPDTGLDLGAAVPCHKIYADDAISAAYPGLIDAAKIIGGTAIQGRASVGGNLCNASPAADTIPPLIVLGAICAIAGPNGSAREIPVEQFCTAPGQTVLENGELLVSFKIPLPPKNSSSFYLRFIPRNEMDIAVVGAGASVVLDDTKTSIVSARIGLAAVAPTPLLAEEAGASLVGKEISDEAINAAAEAAQAIASPISDMRGTAEQRTHLVGVLTRRALNGAIQRVKEA; encoded by the coding sequence TTGCGAGCGTTTGAATATGTTCCCGCAAAAACTGTAGCTGAAGCTACCTCCTTGCTCGCCCAAAAAGGTGATCAAGCAAAACCCTTGGCCGGCGGAACAGATCTCATCGTTATGGTTCGGGAGAACCGTCGGCAGTTGGAACGGATGGTGGATATCAAGGACCTTCCTGAGACTAATGTGCTTTCATATTCCCCTGACACCGGTTTAGACCTCGGTGCGGCTGTTCCCTGTCATAAGATTTACGCGGACGATGCCATCTCCGCCGCATATCCTGGACTGATTGATGCTGCTAAGATTATTGGTGGAACTGCGATTCAAGGTCGGGCAAGCGTTGGTGGTAATTTGTGCAATGCCTCTCCCGCTGCGGATACGATCCCACCGCTGATAGTGTTGGGCGCCATTTGTGCAATTGCTGGTCCAAATGGATCAGCGCGCGAGATTCCTGTAGAGCAGTTCTGCACAGCACCAGGGCAAACTGTCTTAGAAAACGGAGAGCTTCTTGTTTCATTCAAGATTCCTCTGCCACCGAAAAATTCGAGTTCGTTTTACCTCCGTTTCATCCCACGCAATGAAATGGACATCGCAGTTGTCGGTGCTGGTGCGTCGGTTGTTCTCGACGATACGAAGACGTCCATTGTCTCCGCGCGAATCGGCCTTGCTGCTGTTGCGCCCACACCGTTGCTTGCTGAAGAAGCAGGTGCATCACTTGTCGGCAAGGAAATTTCCGATGAAGCGATTAACGCTGCTGCTGAGGCGGCGCAAGCGATTGCCAGTCCAATCAGCGATATGCGTGGAACGGCTGAACAGAGAACACATCTTGTCGGTGTGTTGACACGTCGTGCCTTAAACGGTGCAATTCAACGAGTGAAGGAGGCATAA